In the Desulfuromonas sp. DDH964 genome, CAAGGCCGCCGGCCACTCCCTGATCCAGGGGATACGGGCCGAACTGGCGCCCGCGGGCGTCCGGGTGGTGGGGATCTATCCCGGCCCGGTCGATACCTCGATGACGGCGGGGCAAGCGATGCCCAAGGCCACATCTATGCAGGTCGCCGGCGCCATCATCGCCGGGCTGGCGAACGGGGACGAAGAGATTTATCCCGATCCCATGTCCGAGGATGTCCAGCGCAAGCTGATGGCCGCTCCCAAGCAGGTTGAACAGCAGTTTGCGGCCATGATTCCGGCCCGGTGAATTTCCTTTCGGCGCTACCTTTTCCCCATCGGCCTCTGCCATGGGCCGGGTCGAAAAGAGGCCCAAGATCCCGAACGAGATGGCGACCTTCGTCCAGTCCGGGATGTCTGACAATACAAAAAGGGTAGCTACAGCCAAATTTAGGAGCGAAGGATGTTTAACATCGAACAAAGCCTGGTCTTTGCACTTTCCAAGGCCAGGCAACGGACTTCCGACATTTTCCGTGACGAGTTCAAAGAATTCCGCATCACTCCAACGCAGTTCATTCTACTGGCGATGCTCTGGAAAACTGACGGTTTGTCCCAGAATGAGATATGCAGAAAAACCAAAATCGACCGGACCACGATAAGTGGAGTTATCGACAGGCTGGAAGAGTCCGAATTCCTTGAACGCAAAAAGACCCCGGTGGACCACCGTGTCCGCCGGCTGTGGCTCACCGACAAGGGACGGAGTCTCGAACAGGATCTCTGTCACGCCGCCTACAGGTTAAGGCACCGGATCGAAGAACGGCTGGTTCCCGGCGAGCGTAAACAGTTGCAACGGTTGCTGCATAAACTTTAGTCGGCAGGCGATTAGGGCTTTTTGGCAGGATCAAGAAAGCGATCGCCAGGGGCGTTGAAGGGGTGGATCTGAACGAAGGCGAGATGATCGAGGTAATGAGCCCGACCAGATCCGGCGCGGCCAATGGCCGGGTAAAGCGCTGGCCGGGGTGGGAAAGCCGTAAAAGCTGCCAAGCGATTAAAGGAGAAACTTTGTGGGAAAGAAACCGGTGGTTGGCGAGGTGTGTCCGCAGGTCGACCTGAGCGGTGATAACGGGTGGATTCCCTTCAATGCGCAGTCACTGGTCGGGGCCTCGCTGCGTTTCGTCTCGGGGGAGTCGGATGGCAACCGCTATCGGGTTCGCTACTATAAAAACGCTGATCTGCAGCTGCGGGCGCGCATCTGGTTCGGCCCGGAAACCGAGGGGCCTGCCGGCCATTCCCACGGCGGCGCCATGGCGGCGGTGCTTGATGAGGTGCTCGGCCTTGCCGCCTGGGCGGCCGGCTATTCCGTGGTGACGGGAAATCTCAACATCAGTTTCCGCAATCTGCTCCCCCTGCACAAGGTCGTGACCGTGGAAAGCAGGGTGGTTTCGGCTGAAGGGCGCAAGGTGATGGTACATGGCCGGATCTGTCTGGGCGAGACGGTTTTCGCCGAGGCCGAATGCCTCTGCATCACACTCCCGGGCCAATAGCCGCCCGGGTTTCTGAGCCATTAGCCAACAGAGCACCAGCCAGGGGTCGATCAGGGCCGGCGGTTGTAACCCGAGGAAGATCACCTATACTTCCAAAATATGCTGCACCCGTTGGACCGGTTCATCCCCAGGATCGAATATTCAGCATACGGGGACAATTGCGCTGACCGACGAGCCAGGGATGGCCGCACCGTCGTTCAAGGCACAGGACGCGTTCTTCGAATGCTGCGGCCAGACCCTCGGCAACGCAAAGGCCAGTTATGACTGAACGGATGCCCGTCATCTTCTTCGGCCACGGAAACCCGATGAACGCCATCGCCAAGAATGCCTACACGGCGGGCTGGGCGACCATCGGGAAAAACATTCCCCGCCCCCGGGCGGTGCTGTCCGTCTCCGCCCACTGGTACCTGCCGGCCTGCGCGGTGACGGCCCAGGCCGCGCCGCAAACCATTCACGATTTCGGCGGTTTTCCCCAGGAACTCTATCAGGTCGAGTATCCCGCCCCCGGCAGTCCGGAACTGGCGCGGCGCGTCCAGGAGCTCCTCGCGCCGACCCCGGTGGCCCTCGATTCAAGCTGGGGGCTGGATCACGGCACCTGGTCGGTGCTGACCCAC is a window encoding:
- a CDS encoding MarR family winged helix-turn-helix transcriptional regulator — encoded protein: MFNIEQSLVFALSKARQRTSDIFRDEFKEFRITPTQFILLAMLWKTDGLSQNEICRKTKIDRTTISGVIDRLEESEFLERKKTPVDHRVRRLWLTDKGRSLEQDLCHAAYRLRHRIEERLVPGERKQLQRLLHKL
- a CDS encoding PaaI family thioesterase produces the protein MGKKPVVGEVCPQVDLSGDNGWIPFNAQSLVGASLRFVSGESDGNRYRVRYYKNADLQLRARIWFGPETEGPAGHSHGGAMAAVLDEVLGLAAWAAGYSVVTGNLNISFRNLLPLHKVVTVESRVVSAEGRKVMVHGRICLGETVFAEAECLCITLPGQ